Genomic window (Drosophila sulfurigaster albostrigata strain 15112-1811.04 chromosome 2R, ASM2355843v2, whole genome shotgun sequence):
GCGAAACACATTCAATTCAATCCGTGTAAAACAAAGAAATCAATATATTGTAGCTTAACTGAATCCTGCCACAGGATATTTCTTTAGATAATCGTTGAGCACCGAGGGAAACATTGACAGAAACTTGAAGCGTGCGCCCATCTGCTTGGGATCTGTTAGCATCTCGTAGCCCGACTGAATGAGCTCCTTGTTCTCGGGCAGTGCATTCGCTAGCAGTTGTTCCAGTCGAACTTTCCCTTGCATGCGCTCCAGAAATTCGCCCTGCTCCACCGGTCCATAGCACTGGATGTGACCACGCGACTCGGCCACATGTTGCAAGTGCTTAAAGTCCACATCCGCTGTCAGGTCAGCGGTGCCCGGCTCCATGAGTGGTTCGTGCAGCGCATGCTGCTTGAAGCCACGAAACGTGTCCGTCTTTTCGCCCAAATGTCCGTAGTCCATGATGAGACCTACGCCGCCATGCTCCGCCAAACGTTGCGCCAGCAAATCCACATGACGTTCCGCTTCCAAAGAGTATTCCAAGCAGGTGCGTGTTTCATTCGGCAGTGGTTTAAACAAGCGTGAGACGGGTGTCTGTGACTTGGATATCACGTAACGAAACTCGGGCAGTAGCTTTGACTCTGGCTGCTCCACCACATCGATGAGCACCTCCTGCCACAACCCCTCGATCAGCTGCAACTTGTGGATAGGCAGCGCATCAAAGAACTCGTGCGCCAGCACCAGCGAGAAACCCGGCGGCACATCCTCCAGGCGACTATGCCAATACGCCTTGATGCCCGTCGCCGTGGTGCCCACTTGATAGTGTGGCAACTGGGCATCCTCTGGCAGCTTCTGGTGTGTGTAGCAGAAACGTTGCGCCTGCTGAAGACTCAGATACGGACTGATCTCGACCATGTGCATGCTGAATTCGGCGCCCTGTTTGAATTTGGTCAACACCTTAAGTACATCACGTGCCAAAGTGCCGCGTCCTGGACCTAATTCAATCAGCTGAAAGGGCGACGGACTTCCAAGCTTGCGCCATTCACTTGCCAACCACACGCCCACCAGCTGCGAATAGGGATTCAGTTACGATTCCTTGAATGCTGTGGAAACTTCTCTCACCTCTCCAAAGATTTGTGATATTTCAGGGGATGTGATAAAGTCACCTTCACGTCCAAATACATCCCGATTCATATAGTAACCGCCTTGGGGATTTGTGAGCACTTCACGCATATACTCCGCCACTGTGATGGGACCCGTGGCCAGAATTCGGGCTCTCAGCTGTTTGCTGAGACTGATCTCGCCATGTGCGGGGGATTCATTTGCCGTCGGCTTTGGCTGTGGTGTCTGCAACTCTTGACTCTTGGCCGCGGAAACAGCGCTCAAGTTTGGGCGCCGTACAGActtgtagctgtagctgcgTCGGCTTCCAATTCGCAGCAGCGCTTCGcgtaacatttttttgttatcaaaaGTTGAACGGGAGCTGCCAAGCTGATTGTAAAAGAAGGCAACAGTGCAGCCAAGTACAAAAAGTCTGACAGTGCTGCCCTGCTACTCAAAGTATTTTACAGTGCTGCCCAGTTGACAGAAAAGAATATACAATTGCAGCACTGCCAACTGGTACTAGCATGTTTTGCATGTTTTATTTGggttaaaaattgaaaaacctTAATTGCCAACTGCTATGTCGAATCAAAAATGCGTAATCGGAATtcacattattatatttcttatgaCTATGTAAAATCGAAATCAGCTAAAAACACCCAATCAGCACCAGTGCAACAAGTTTTCAAAAtctttttatcttttaaacTCAACTTGAACTTAGACATAAAATGtagtttgaaaaaaaaacttacctGTACCGCTCTTTAGATTTTCATCACACTACACTCAGCACTTATGCTTCTTTGTATTTCTCTCGCACTCACTGCACTTTTAAGGCAAAACTCTTTCCAGAAAATTTGCCGGccacatacaaaaaaatttaattgtcaCTTCACTTGGCTGCtctgcatatattttatattaactaTATCACTTTTGCATGCCTATTAATTAAGTAGTAGATCTTAGATTACCgaacttttataaaataaaaaaaaaacactgcgTTTTGCGACTACAATTTTTCCAACCGCGCGTAGTCATTGTTAAAAGGAAACTAAAAAGCTTTAAGCTCAGTGCTCAGAACCGATCTAAGCTCAGCTTTAATCTGCGCTTTGCCTGCTAGTGTAGGTTATCGATAAATTAGGCTTGCGCGCtttagtttaaatttgaatataacaaTCGATAAAGAGGAATAAAGTGGGagtcatatttaatttaatcattgCCACtggcaaataaatgtttgcattctttattataataaattaggCTTCAATATTACAAAATCGGTGACCAGCATTATTTCACAGTTAAATGACATCCATTAGAACAACCTGATGTCGGCCACAACCTTATCGTTGTCGTAGATCTCTTTGGCATAGCACAGATTGGGAAAATCGAAGGCGGCACCATAGCGATTTCTGCATCCAGTGGTGGCCTTATCGCCAGGAGTGTACACAGGCTGTCCAATCACATTTGTGGTGGCAAAGTTGCAAGTGAAAACAAAGTGGTTATAGAAATCCCTAGAGAAACGCACAGCGGCACAGCCCAAATGGGTGTTCTTCTCAGCAACGGCAATGGTAAACTTGGCCACATTCTTGTTGGTCAACTCCTCGGGGAAACTAGCCAAGATCTCGGGGGAAGCATTCGCACGCTCAGCAAACCATTTCTCAATCTGCTCCTTGATGATCTCCGCATCCGTGTACTCCGACTCGGCGCCACTATAACTGAAGATGGCATTGTTCTGGCCAGCATAGGCAAAGCGCTCTGTGCTGCGACACTTGTCGGGCAAAGACTGGCAGGTCTTCACATTGAACAGGGCCAGGTGGGTGAGTTCCTCGCACCAAGTCATCTTGGCCATGCGAACAGCTTTAGGCAGTCCCTCAATCTTGCCACCAGCTACATTGTTGCGGAGTTCATTGAAAAGGGTCAGGATGAGCTTTTCATGGGGCTGTATGTTCACTTCTCGCACATCCTTGGGGCAGTCTTCGCTAAAGTTCTAAGGGGGATAGGATGGGATGGCGTTACTTGGTTATTTATGGGATTAATACTCACTCCTTTATTGTTGCAGGCAATATGCTTATCTAGGCAAGTAGGCAAGGCACAATAATCGATTGCGGAGGCGATTCCAGCCAAGGCAGCCAACAGAAGAAACACTTTCATTGTAAAGAGGATGTTGTGGCTTTCACTACAGTTCACAATCAACTGCTGACTTGGCTGGTGGAGGagtctatatttatataggcCGGTCAGTGCCTGGCTCCAAAACGCAGCTTGCAACAATTGTTTACATACAACTGCAGCTAAAACTTTCCACAGCTGAGTCGAGTTGTGGGCAAAGTCTGTTTTCTAATCCGCTGGAACACTTGCGTATTGAGTCACTTCTGGGCAAAAAGTGTGCCTCAGTTTGGGGTATAAATGAAGGCACTTTGAAACTCTTCATCAGTTACAACTTGTAGAGCAACAATCAAGATTCAAAATGAGCTTCAAAGTAACTTCCTTTTTCCTGCTGACTACAGCATTGGTTGGTCTCGTCGCCTCCATTGACTACTGTGCCTTGCCTACTTGCTTAGATAAGCATATTGCCTGCAACAACAAAGGAGTAAGTAGGAATCGCGAATATAACACATCAATTCCACCCTATTACATTCCTTGTTCAGAACTTTAGCGAAGACTGCCCCAAGGATGTACGAGAAGTGAACATTCAGCCCCATGAGAAGCTCATCCTGACCCTTTTCAATGAACTCCGCAACAATGTAGCTGGTGGCAAGATTGAGGGACTGCCTAAAGCTGTTCGCATGGCCAAGATGACTTGGTGCGAGGAACTCACCCACCTGGCCCTGTTCAATGTGAAGACCTGCCAGTCTTTGCCCGACAAGTGTCGCAGCACAGAGCGCTTTGCCTATGCTGGCCAGAACAATGCCATCTTCAGTTATAGTGGCGCCGAGTCGGAGTACACGGATGCGGAGATCATCAAGGAGCAGATTGAGAAATGGTTTGCTGAGCGTGCGAATGCTTCCCCCGAGATCCTGGCTAGTTTCCCCGAGGAGTTGACCAACAAGAATGTGGCCAAGTTTACCATTGCCGTTGCTGAGAAGAACACCCATTTGGGCTGTGCCGCTGTGCGTTTCTCTAGGGATTTCTATAACCACTTTGTGTTCACTTGCAACTTTGCCACCACCAATGTGATTGGACAGCCTGTGTACACTCCTGGCGATAAGGCCACCACTGGATGCAGGAATCGCTATGGCGCCGCCTTCGATTTTCCCAATCTATGCTATGCCAAAGAGATCTACGACAATGAGAAGGTTGTATCCGACATCAGGTTGTTCTAGagatatgaaatgaaatttctttaGACGGGCAATGGTAACATACAATGATGCGAAAAACGtttgaaatgtaatacaaAGACTtggataataataaaatgcaacaacagattccaaatgaattgtttaatgaaacaattttataacCTAAAATTAAGCGCCAGCAAAACTGAATCACAAAGTTGATATGCATAATAATTAGTAGCTCCGTCTGCTTTTGACAGTTAACTAATCTTCCCAAAAATTCCTAAGTATAGTTAACTTTAACCCACATAAAAAGACATTTGTTAAGTTGTTATTAGCTTATTCAAAACCACATTTATTGATTACATTGACCATACCGCGATGGAAGCGGTAGAAAAGCCAACGAAACACCAAACAAGATTgtgtattttatgaaattttcgCCATTTAGGCGGTGGTTGCTGCGGTAGCAGCAGCGCTGGCGGTGGCAGCAGCCTCCTCCCTGAGGCGATCCTTCTTGAGGGGACCCATGAAGGCCAGTTTGTCGGCAGGAGTCTGGAAGCGACCATGACCCATCTTGGACGAGGTGTCGATGAACTTGAGCTTGATCTGTTCCAGAGCCGAACGCTTGGTGTGACGCAGCAGCGACTTGCGCAGAGTGATGACGCGCTTCTTGGAGCCAATGCAGCAGCCCTTGATCATGACGAAGTCGTTGTTGACCTCACCGTAGTGGGGGAAGCCACCCATGGGGGTGATGCTCTTGTCGGTCAGATCGTACTCAGTGGAGGCGTTGTTCTTGATGACCTGCAAAAGGAGAGTTGTCATTGATTAGTTGATTGAACAGCATGAAAATCTATTACAAATATGGGAGGAATTAAACTGCTTTGTCAGTCCTATCATTATAAATATCACGGTTCatcaagttttttaattttttcgatGTCGTTATATTAAATGGTTTTTATCATCACTGAGCAGTAAATAGGGAATAGTTAAAAAACGGGATATGATGACGTATGCTTACCTTGCCGTCCTTGGTGTGGATGCCAGCACCGATGCGGTAGATCTTCTTGTTGATCTCGGTACGGTGGTGGTAACCCTTCTGACCAGCACGTGCCACGGTGGTGGACACACGAGATGGATGCCAAGCTCCAATACAGGCGACCTTGCGCAGACCCTTGTGCGTCTTGCGTGGCAGCTTCTTGGTGTGCCAACGCGAGGTGACACCCTTGAAACCCTTACCCTTGGTCACGCCAACGCAATCGATCATCTCATCCTGGCCGAACACATTGCTGACCTGGATGGGTTTCTCGAGGTGCTCACGAGCCCACTTGACCTTATCTTCGATGGAGCCACCGTTCAGCTGG
Coding sequences:
- the LOC133838038 gene encoding protein arginine methyltransferase NDUFAF7 homolog, mitochondrial, encoding MLREALLRIGSRRSYSYKSVRRPNLSAVSAAKSQELQTPQPKPTANESPAHGEISLSKQLRARILATGPITVAEYMREVLTNPQGGYYMNRDVFGREGDFITSPEISQIFGELVGVWLASEWRKLGSPSPFQLIELGPGRGTLARDVLKVLTKFKQGAEFSMHMVEISPYLSLQQAQRFCYTHQKLPEDAQLPHYQVGTTATGIKAYWHSRLEDVPPGFSLVLAHEFFDALPIHKLQLIEGLWQEVLIDVVEQPESKLLPEFRYVISKSQTPVSRLFKPLPNETRTCLEYSLEAERHVDLLAQRLAEHGGVGLIMDYGHLGEKTDTFRGFKQHALHEPLMEPGTADLTADVDFKHLQHVAESRGHIQCYGPVEQGEFLERMQGKVRLEQLLANALPENKELIQSGYEMLTDPKQMGARFKFLSMFPSVLNDYLKKYPVAGFS
- the LOC133836772 gene encoding antigen 5 like allergen Cul n 1-like; this translates as MKSFKKTDFAHNSTQLWKVLAAVVCKQLLQAAFWSQALTGLYKYRLLHQPSQQLIVNCSESHNILFTMKVFLLLAALAGIASAIDYCALPTCLDKHIACNNKGNFSEDCPKDVREVNIQPHEKLILTLFNELRNNVAGGKIEGLPKAVRMAKMTWCEELTHLALFNVKTCQSLPDKCRSTERFAYAGQNNAIFSYSGAESEYTDAEIIKEQIEKWFAERANASPEILASFPEELTNKNVAKFTIAVAEKNTHLGCAAVRFSRDFYNHFVFTCNFATTNVIGQPVYTPGDKATTGCRNRYGAAFDFPNLCYAKEIYDNDKVVADIRLF
- the LOC133838043 gene encoding antigen 5 like allergen Cul n 1-like, which encodes MSFKVTSFFLLTTALVGLVASIDYCALPTCLDKHIACNNKGNFSEDCPKDVREVNIQPHEKLILTLFNELRNNVAGGKIEGLPKAVRMAKMTWCEELTHLALFNVKTCQSLPDKCRSTERFAYAGQNNAIFSYSGAESEYTDAEIIKEQIEKWFAERANASPEILASFPEELTNKNVAKFTIAVAEKNTHLGCAAVRFSRDFYNHFVFTCNFATTNVIGQPVYTPGDKATTGCRNRYGAAFDFPNLCYAKEIYDNEKVVSDIRLF
- the LOC133838039 gene encoding large ribosomal subunit protein uL3 isoform X1, which encodes MSHRKFSAPRHGSMAFYPKKRSARHRGKVKAFPKDDATKPVHMTCFIGYKAGMTHVVREADRPGSKINKKEVVEAVTVLETPPMIVVGAVGYIETPFGLRALVNVWAQHLSEECRRRFYKNWCNSEKKKAFTKASKKWTDDLGKKSIENDFRKMLRYCKVIRIIAHSQIRLIKQRQKKAHIMEIQLNGGSIEDKVKWAREHLEKPIQVSNVFGQDEMIDCVGVTKGKGFKGVTSRWHTKKLPRKTHKGLRKVACIGAWHPSRVSTTVARAGQKGYHHRTEINKKIYRIGAGIHTKDGKVIKNNASTEYDLTDKSITPMGGFPHYGEVNNDFVMIKGCCIGSKKRVITLRKSLLRHTKRSALEQIKLKFIDTSSKMGHGRFQTPADKLAFMGPLKKDRLREEAAATASAAATAATTA